The following proteins come from a genomic window of Amaranthus tricolor cultivar Red isolate AtriRed21 chromosome 14, ASM2621246v1, whole genome shotgun sequence:
- the LOC130800482 gene encoding cyclic dof factor 3-like, translating into MRTEQSMAAALAKDPAIKLFGRTISLPDSHFSDDSDFLDNGSSLIAKPETEEYRNGNSSIIDEVVSFGPCKGDQTQSSTKQPITSVETTKPKSQQEESDGTTEQKQMRRPDKILPCPRCNSSDTKFCYFNNYNVNQPRHFCKSCQRYWTAGGTVRNVPVGAGRRRNKHLASQYRQVMASSDGGPTMVAEAADTDSQLFSCEDSSRSCTASSPNEMVLKFGPDSPHCVDSTPNLSSNKETNSCSKIDHCNSSASLQHMYQYIVPPQIIPPGSHSTGSLSSAVPGLAAPNVSYQIVPAAYMNCIPVWVAGSGNISLALSSTCVSPSFLSSSTRLQVLGKHSRDVNPPSDTGRTEEGISAPKSPRIHELNDT; encoded by the exons ATGAGAACAGAACAATCTATGGCTGCTGCACTTGCTAAAGATCCAGCTATTAAGCTCTTTGGAAGGACTATTTCCTTGCCTGATTCCCATTTTTCTGATGACTCTGATTTTTTG GATAACGGCTCCAGCTTGATTGCAAAACCAGAAACCGAAGAATATAGAAATGGGAATTCTTCGATAATAGATGAAGTAGTTTCTTTTGGACCGTGCAAGGGTGATCAAACACAAAGCTCCACAAAACAGCCGATTACTTCCGTAGAAACTACGAAACCGAAGAGTCAGCAGGAAGAGTCAGATGGTACGACAGAGCAGAAACAAATGAGAAGGCCCGACAAAATCCTTCCGTGTCCCAGATGCAACAGTTCAGATACGAAATTCTGCTACTTCAATAACTACAATGTCAACCAACCTAGACACTTTTGCAAGAGCTGCCAGCGGTATTGGACCGCTGGAGGTACCGTTAGAAATGTTCCCGTTGGTGCAGGGAGACGGAGAAACAAACACTTGGCTTCTCAATATCGTCAAGTAATGGCGTCCTCTGATGGGGGGCCCACGATGGTGGCTGAGGCAGCCGATACGGACAGTCAACTATTTTCATGTGAAGATTCTTCTCGGTCTTGCACGGCTTCAAGTCCGAATGAAATGGTTCTGAAATTTGGCCCCGATTCCCCTCATTGCGTTGATTCGACTCCAAACTTATCGAGCAATAAAGAGACTAATTCATGCTCAAAGATCGATCATTGCAATTCTAGTGCCTCGCTACAGCATATGTATCAGTACATTGTTCCTCCACAGATAATTCCACCCGGGTCCCATTCAACAGGTTCCTTGTCCTCGGCAGTTCCTGGATTGGCGGCACCAAATGTATCGTATCAAATCGTTCCTGCTGCCTATATGAATTGCATTCCTGTTTGGGTTGCTGGTTCCGGAAATATTTCACTTGCTCTATCAAGTACGTGCGTCTCTCCATCATTCCTAAGTAGTAGTACTCGGTTGCAAGTTCTCGGGAAGCATTCTAGAGACGTCAATCCTCCAAGCGACACGGGGAGAACCGAAGAGGGTATTTCAGCTCCGAAATCACCAAGAATTCACGAACTTAACGACACATGA